From the Exiguobacterium aurantiacum genome, one window contains:
- a CDS encoding methyl-accepting chemotaxis protein has product MFERLKRIWSRKQQAERTMSHRLLWTLMPVMLVLFLTVFGWFALRAEQLLTSEVEKRLHREATVVRETVKTTYGAYVANEKVLNRALKSMYMQQASILSADGLEASQYLLRDTQVEQLSGRQVEDRFMNRLDEIRTDDVRVGEQDDVFIVTAPIPELKAHYAIVVTKQSVLGTMWNLRELVLAAITIMLVMMVGLFSFMIRREIKPLRAFAVRLRESVATRSFSEVELHAKSFEMRSLEREYNTFIGLWKRSLLTMLETSTAFESSLPVFMRQLEANQQQVTGFKKVAATVASTSQSYQSFTNESTHRFTDLAGQVRSLEQEIGSIDQRAEALKQTITTEIESFSTVKGASERFAKKASAVQNRLLESEGTSEQADDALRKILSVAAATKMLALNASIEAARAGEHGKGFAFVAHEVGQLAKVTNESTLSAVAAIEAIRLERAEIFDEMKRFEEDIVYLGETLHRVEGGIETIDQEVRRQMTQFQSITEQTTATGHQLLHMAEANEQLKEVGVALERRLDELYEGVEGWSDVQQTLQGAGIDLGNQSQRLQAVLSDLAPTL; this is encoded by the coding sequence ATGTTTGAACGATTGAAACGAATATGGAGTAGGAAGCAACAGGCCGAAAGGACGATGAGCCATCGCTTGCTATGGACGTTGATGCCGGTCATGCTCGTCCTCTTTTTAACCGTGTTCGGGTGGTTCGCCTTAAGAGCGGAGCAGTTGTTGACGAGCGAAGTCGAGAAACGGCTTCATCGGGAAGCGACCGTCGTCCGCGAAACGGTAAAGACGACGTATGGGGCGTACGTCGCGAATGAAAAAGTATTGAATCGGGCTTTGAAGTCGATGTATATGCAACAGGCTTCAATTCTATCGGCGGACGGTCTAGAGGCCAGTCAATATTTATTGCGCGACACACAAGTCGAGCAATTGAGCGGCCGACAAGTCGAGGATCGGTTTATGAACCGTCTGGATGAAATCAGGACGGACGATGTGAGGGTCGGCGAACAAGATGATGTGTTCATCGTCACGGCACCGATTCCAGAGTTGAAAGCCCACTATGCGATCGTCGTCACGAAACAATCAGTGCTCGGCACGATGTGGAATTTGAGAGAACTTGTCCTCGCCGCAATCACGATCATGCTCGTCATGATGGTCGGCTTATTCTCGTTTATGATCCGCCGGGAAATCAAGCCGTTGAGGGCATTTGCGGTCCGGCTTCGGGAATCAGTGGCCACGCGGTCGTTCTCAGAGGTCGAACTTCACGCAAAATCGTTTGAAATGCGAAGTTTGGAACGAGAGTACAACACATTTATCGGGCTATGGAAACGTTCGTTGTTGACGATGCTCGAGACGTCGACCGCTTTTGAATCGAGTCTACCGGTGTTTATGCGACAACTTGAAGCGAATCAACAGCAAGTGACGGGGTTCAAGAAAGTTGCCGCGACCGTCGCGTCGACGAGTCAATCTTATCAGTCGTTCACGAACGAATCGACGCATCGCTTTACAGATTTGGCGGGACAAGTCCGTTCGCTCGAACAAGAGATCGGTTCGATTGATCAGCGGGCCGAGGCGTTGAAACAGACGATCACGACTGAGATTGAATCATTCTCGACCGTCAAAGGGGCCAGCGAGCGATTCGCAAAGAAAGCGAGTGCGGTCCAGAACCGTTTGCTTGAAAGTGAAGGCACGTCTGAGCAGGCGGATGACGCGCTTCGGAAGATTTTGTCCGTCGCGGCCGCGACAAAGATGTTGGCACTCAACGCCTCGATCGAAGCGGCCCGGGCCGGGGAGCATGGCAAAGGGTTTGCCTTCGTCGCCCATGAGGTCGGACAGTTGGCGAAAGTCACGAATGAATCGACGCTGTCGGCCGTGGCGGCGATTGAAGCCATTCGATTGGAGCGAGCCGAGATTTTTGACGAGATGAAACGATTCGAAGAGGATATCGTTTATTTGGGTGAGACGTTACACCGTGTCGAAGGCGGGATTGAAACAATCGACCAGGAAGTGAGAAGGCAAATGACGCAGTTCCAATCCATCACCGAGCAAACAACCGCCACCGGACATCAATTACTACATATGGCGGAAGCGAATGAACAATTAAAAGAAGTAGGCGTGGCGCTCGAACGAAGATTAGACGAATTATATGAAGGCGTCGAAGGTTGGTCGGACGTGCAACAGACGTTACAAGGTGCAGGGATCGACTTAGGCAACCAAAGTCAACGACTCCAGGCCGTGTTGTCTGATTTGGCCCCCACATTATAA
- a CDS encoding Na/Pi cotransporter family protein: protein MEYNLQEMLFMFFGGLGIFLFGIKSMGDGLQKSAGNRLRDILDKYTSNPFLGVLAGIIVTVLIQSSSGTTVITVGLVSAGFMTLRQAIGVIMGANIGTTVTAFIIGFDVGAYALPIIAIGAILLFFFKKEKLQHLGQIFFGFGMLFYGLELMGGGMKPLRSSEYFIDLTQSMSDNPFLGVIVGTVFTVIVQSSSATIGILQELYAGGSIQLDAALPVLFGDNIGTTITAILASIGASVAARRAAAAHVIFNLIGTAIFLILLIPFTQYIYWITDLLAIEDKMQIAFAHGTFNVLNTVIQFWFIGTIAWIVTKFVPGEDSIVDTKAQHLDPIFIQQSPSIAVEQAKYEVIRMGDFAKLGLDEARKYMATGDKKHAEKSAHIEDALNSLNSKITDYLVKLAAVDLTEQESQEHKTLMHAINDIERIGDHVENIIELIDYKTATRVNLSADAQKELTEMYDLTRSTLEKSLQTLASGDMVEARQVIEMEAKLDMLERQFRKNHVVRLNTGECDGQAGMFFVDMLSNLERIGDHAMNITEITLEDANEGIV from the coding sequence GTGGAATACAATTTGCAAGAAATGTTATTCATGTTTTTTGGAGGATTAGGGATCTTCCTCTTCGGTATCAAATCGATGGGAGACGGCCTCCAAAAGTCAGCAGGTAACCGCCTGCGCGACATCCTTGATAAGTATACATCGAATCCGTTCCTCGGAGTACTAGCCGGGATCATTGTAACGGTCTTAATTCAATCATCGTCAGGTACTACGGTCATCACGGTCGGTCTCGTCAGTGCCGGCTTCATGACACTTCGTCAAGCGATCGGGGTCATCATGGGAGCAAACATCGGAACGACGGTAACGGCGTTCATCATCGGTTTCGATGTCGGGGCCTACGCACTACCGATTATCGCCATCGGTGCCATTCTCCTGTTCTTCTTTAAAAAAGAGAAGTTGCAACACTTAGGTCAAATCTTCTTCGGTTTCGGGATGCTGTTCTACGGTCTTGAACTTATGGGAGGCGGGATGAAGCCGCTCCGCTCGAGCGAATACTTCATCGATTTGACGCAATCAATGAGTGACAACCCGTTCCTCGGCGTCATCGTCGGTACGGTATTCACGGTCATCGTTCAATCGTCTTCTGCGACGATTGGGATTTTACAAGAATTGTACGCGGGTGGGTCGATTCAACTCGATGCGGCACTTCCTGTCTTGTTCGGGGATAACATCGGGACGACGATCACGGCGATTCTCGCTTCGATTGGTGCCTCGGTCGCGGCCCGTCGTGCGGCTGCTGCTCACGTTATCTTCAACTTGATCGGAACAGCGATTTTCTTAATTCTCTTGATTCCGTTCACGCAATATATTTACTGGATCACAGACCTGTTGGCGATCGAAGACAAGATGCAAATCGCTTTCGCTCACGGAACGTTCAATGTGTTGAACACCGTAATTCAATTCTGGTTTATCGGAACGATTGCATGGATCGTGACGAAATTCGTGCCAGGCGAAGATTCAATCGTCGATACGAAAGCACAACATTTGGATCCGATCTTCATCCAACAGTCTCCATCGATTGCTGTCGAACAAGCCAAATATGAAGTCATCCGCATGGGCGATTTCGCGAAACTTGGTCTCGATGAAGCACGCAAATATATGGCAACTGGTGATAAAAAACATGCTGAGAAGTCGGCGCATATCGAAGACGCGCTCAACTCGCTCAACTCGAAAATCACGGATTACCTCGTGAAGCTTGCCGCTGTCGATTTGACAGAACAAGAATCGCAAGAGCACAAGACACTCATGCATGCGATCAATGATATTGAACGAATCGGTGACCACGTCGAGAACATCATCGAGTTGATTGACTATAAGACGGCAACGCGCGTCAATCTTTCGGCCGACGCTCAAAAAGAGTTGACGGAGATGTACGATTTGACTCGTTCCACGCTCGAGAAGTCGCTTCAAACACTTGCGAGCGGTGACATGGTCGAAGCTCGTCAAGTCATCGAGATGGAAGCGAAACTCGATATGCTTGAACGTCAATTCCGTAAAAATCACGTCGTTCGCTTGAACACAGGCGAATGTGACGGCCAAGCCGGGATGTTCTTCGTCGATATGCTCTCGAACTTGGAGCGGATCGGTGACCACGCGATGAACATCACAGAAATCACGCTTG